Proteins encoded together in one Methanobacterium bryantii window:
- a CDS encoding flavodoxin family protein — protein MEAKKMKVLGFIGSPREGGNTEILVEEMLKGAGDVGAETKSFNLDKMAIAPCKACMHCKSNDGECATDDDMQEIYKELKEADAFVLGSPIYMWQMTAQAKLFTDRLYALFMTGFEEKYGKKDMALVFTQGNPDENTFEGYYNSTRDMFGFLGYNVVDMLSSQDNNAPGAVNDKKDVLEKARAIGKKLVKAD, from the coding sequence ATGGAGGCAAAAAAGATGAAGGTACTTGGATTTATAGGGAGCCCAAGAGAGGGCGGTAATACGGAAATTCTTGTTGAAGAAATGCTTAAAGGAGCAGGTGATGTGGGTGCAGAAACAAAAAGTTTCAACCTTGATAAAATGGCTATAGCTCCGTGTAAGGCATGTATGCATTGTAAAAGCAATGATGGCGAATGTGCTACAGATGATGATATGCAGGAGATTTATAAAGAACTAAAAGAAGCAGATGCTTTCGTACTTGGATCTCCAATTTACATGTGGCAGATGACTGCCCAGGCAAAACTCTTCACAGACCGACTTTATGCTTTATTCATGACTGGTTTTGAAGAAAAATACGGCAAAAAAGATATGGCACTGGTATTTACTCAGGGTAATCCTGATGAAAACACATTTGAAGGATATTATAACTCTACAAGAGACATGTTTGGGTTCCTTGGATATAATGTCGTTGATATGTTGAGTTCACAGGATAATAATGCTCCGGGGGCAGTTAATGACAAGAAAGATGTCCTTGAAAAAGCCAGGGCAATAGGTAAGAAGCTGGTTAAAGCGGATTAA
- a CDS encoding winged helix-turn-helix transcriptional regulator, translating into MANEMTCDSFCPVSKALVFISKKWSIEIIRDMFFGKKRFKEFKEGKPNLSNKVLSDCLKNLENNGIIQKKIINSTPISTEYYLTERGKALNKVIYELAVFALEDCEDDEYKEESTRIRIKQDFRETLQINDQ; encoded by the coding sequence ATGGCTAATGAAATGACATGCGATAGCTTCTGTCCTGTAAGTAAAGCGTTAGTATTTATCAGTAAAAAATGGAGTATTGAAATAATTCGGGACATGTTCTTTGGTAAGAAACGTTTTAAAGAATTTAAAGAAGGCAAACCTAATTTAAGCAACAAAGTTTTATCTGATTGTCTTAAAAATCTGGAAAATAACGGGATTATCCAAAAGAAAATAATTAATTCAACACCCATTTCTACAGAGTACTATTTAACTGAACGCGGGAAAGCATTAAATAAAGTCATATACGAACTAGCTGTTTTTGCTTTGGAAGACTGTGAAGATGACGAGTATAAAGAAGAATCCACCCGTATAAGAATAAAACAGGATTTTAGGGAAACTTTACAGATAAATGATCAATGA
- a CDS encoding aldo/keto reductase has translation MQMREIEKNGDKISALGFGAMRLPTKTGRIDKESAKKLVYDSIDNGVNFIDTAYPYHGGASESFLGEILQGECREKVKLCTKMPSWFIKKYEDMEKYLEIQLEKLQTDYIDYYLIHSLGKGSFEKLKEIGVFEFLEDAKAKGKIKNIGFSFHDNVNSFKEIVDAYDWDACLIQYNYLDETNQAGTEGLKYAHSKRIAVFIMEPLKGGILAGEVPENVDKIWGKSDVKRSPADWALRWVLNHPEVTCVISGMGEEKHVKENIKVANEVLPNSLTEDELKLYTEVKDVYEELMKIDCTGCGYCMPCPRGVNIPMCFEIYNHKYMFNEGVRASFLYLGQLGGIMGDGEVHAGLCNGCGKCLKACPQKLDIPELLGVVSKEMGGRGFKYKLKIGKAVILPVFRAFMSLSSRF, from the coding sequence ATGCAGATGAGAGAAATTGAGAAAAATGGCGATAAAATATCAGCACTGGGATTTGGTGCAATGAGACTTCCTACAAAAACAGGTAGGATTGATAAAGAAAGCGCTAAAAAGCTGGTTTATGATTCAATAGACAATGGAGTAAATTTTATTGATACGGCATATCCTTATCATGGGGGAGCAAGCGAATCATTTTTAGGAGAGATACTGCAGGGTGAATGCCGAGAGAAGGTAAAGCTCTGCACGAAAATGCCGTCATGGTTCATTAAAAAATATGAGGATATGGAAAAATATCTTGAAATACAGCTCGAAAAACTTCAGACAGATTATATTGATTATTATTTGATTCATTCATTAGGTAAAGGCAGCTTTGAAAAACTAAAAGAAATTGGAGTTTTTGAATTTTTAGAAGATGCCAAAGCAAAGGGAAAAATAAAAAACATCGGCTTTTCATTCCATGATAATGTTAACTCATTTAAAGAGATTGTAGATGCATATGATTGGGATGCATGTTTAATTCAGTATAACTATTTAGATGAAACTAATCAGGCAGGTACTGAAGGTTTAAAATATGCCCACTCAAAAAGAATTGCAGTTTTCATCATGGAACCTTTAAAAGGTGGAATTCTTGCTGGAGAAGTGCCAGAGAATGTAGATAAAATATGGGGCAAATCTGATGTCAAAAGGAGCCCTGCAGATTGGGCATTGAGGTGGGTCTTGAACCATCCGGAAGTTACATGTGTTATATCTGGAATGGGTGAGGAAAAGCACGTTAAAGAGAATATAAAAGTTGCAAATGAAGTTTTACCAAATTCACTCACTGAAGATGAATTAAAACTTTACACTGAAGTTAAAGACGTCTATGAAGAACTTATGAAAATTGACTGTACTGGATGCGGCTACTGTATGCCTTGCCCAAGGGGCGTCAACATTCCCATGTGCTTTGAAATTTACAATCATAAATACATGTTCAATGAAGGAGTTAGAGCTTCTTTCCTTTATTTAGGCCAGTTAGGAGGCATTATGGGTGATGGTGAGGTTCATGCTGGACTTTGTAATGGCTGCGGAAAATGTTTAAAGGCGTGCCCTCAAAAACTAGATATTCCAGAACTTTTAGGAGTAGTTTCAAAGGAAATGGGTGGAAGAGGATTTAAGTATAAACTGAAAATTGGAAAAGCAGTAATTTTACCTGTTTTTAGAGCTTTCATGTCTTTAAGCTCAAGGTTTTAG
- a CDS encoding AI-2E family transporter yields MISNLKKMSFSTVIPLIIILTLLSLGILIPIISMVIFGAILAYYVRYISKKIRPYVKYNTLSVFLGMIILAIPVILLLYFTFSQFLSIAGSFFGSLQQAATGNSTMNLPQITDAVQNLGLPGNISHGIDETIKSSITQFISYIAKLAVDLVSSLPGIAAQLLILIFSIFYFARDGDKVMAYITDIIPDKDKEFYQQIFNSADDVLKSIIVGNVIPAAILGVLSGILYFFLGYPYAVLLAIISGIAMFIPIIGPWIVYGILGVFSVLLGNTFQGIMVIFFGWIIETSTDFYIRPRISVQYSEVHPLVFLLGFIYGAVTMGIPGLFIGPLILGITYAAFKIYRKEKVKSKNTQN; encoded by the coding sequence ATGATTTCTAATCTTAAAAAAATGTCATTTTCAACGGTAATTCCACTTATAATAATATTAACACTTCTTTCTCTTGGAATTTTAATTCCAATAATTTCTATGGTGATTTTTGGAGCTATTTTAGCCTATTACGTCAGGTACATATCCAAAAAAATCAGACCTTATGTTAAATACAATACTCTATCTGTTTTTTTGGGAATGATTATACTTGCCATCCCGGTTATTTTGCTGTTATATTTCACATTCAGTCAATTTTTAAGTATTGCCGGATCCTTTTTCGGATCGCTTCAACAGGCAGCTACAGGCAATTCTACAATGAATCTACCTCAAATAACTGATGCTGTACAGAATCTCGGCCTTCCGGGCAACATTTCACATGGCATTGATGAAACTATAAAATCATCCATCACTCAATTTATATCTTACATTGCTAAATTAGCAGTCGATTTAGTGAGTTCCCTTCCAGGCATTGCTGCACAGCTCCTTATACTGATCTTTTCGATATTTTACTTTGCCCGTGATGGAGACAAAGTAATGGCATATATAACAGATATCATCCCCGATAAGGACAAAGAATTCTACCAGCAGATATTTAACAGTGCCGATGATGTTCTCAAAAGTATTATAGTTGGTAATGTTATCCCTGCAGCTATCCTTGGTGTGCTGTCTGGAATCCTGTATTTCTTCCTCGGATATCCTTATGCAGTATTACTAGCCATTATAAGTGGAATAGCAATGTTTATACCCATTATTGGCCCATGGATAGTCTATGGAATCCTTGGAGTTTTCAGTGTCCTTTTAGGGAACACTTTTCAGGGAATTATGGTCATTTTCTTCGGCTGGATAATCGAAACTTCAACCGACTTTTATATCCGGCCCAGAATTTCAGTTCAATACTCAGAAGTTCATCCGCTGGTCTTTTTACTTGGATTTATTTATGGAGCGGTGACAATGGGCATTCCAGGCTTATTTATAGGGCCTTTGATACTGGGAATTACTTATGCAGCTTTTAAAATTTATCGAAAAGAAAAAGTGAAGTCAAAAAACACCCAAAATTAA
- a CDS encoding alpha/beta hydrolase, protein MEIEREIINGNGLKVPCVTFKPPNPIGAVVAVHGYGGLKEEMMGVAWHIAEKGFVVGAIDLRGHGEHLLDLDGDILLDIETAISHFRPFGKVTAVGYSLGGRLSLISSADYAIGISPALNRTFSPKTKELLEERRDYRVRESKCTVFNILNDLPQFQPDESRSLIIYGSRDVPEIMSECAKLKSECMQVVQIENALHNNIFLFGPTFETVTQKLHGWYV, encoded by the coding sequence ATGGAAATTGAAAGAGAAATAATTAACGGCAACGGTTTAAAAGTTCCATGTGTAACTTTTAAACCTCCAAACCCCATAGGAGCGGTTGTAGCTGTCCATGGTTACGGCGGTTTAAAAGAAGAGATGATGGGCGTTGCATGGCATATAGCAGAAAAAGGATTTGTAGTAGGGGCTATAGATCTTAGGGGTCATGGTGAACACCTGCTTGATCTGGATGGAGATATTCTTTTGGATATTGAAACGGCTATTTCACATTTTAGACCTTTTGGGAAAGTAACTGCAGTGGGCTATTCATTAGGTGGGCGTCTTTCACTTATTAGCAGTGCAGATTATGCTATTGGGATATCTCCTGCATTGAACAGAACATTCAGTCCTAAAACTAAGGAATTACTTGAGGAACGAAGGGATTATAGGGTACGCGAGTCTAAATGTACTGTATTCAATATTTTAAATGATCTTCCACAATTTCAGCCTGATGAAAGTAGATCATTGATTATTTATGGATCGCGTGATGTACCTGAAATTATGTCTGAATGTGCTAAATTGAAGTCTGAATGCATGCAAGTTGTTCAAATAGAGAACGCACTGCATAATAATATTTTCTTGTTTGGGCCAACTTTTGAAACTGTAACTCAAAAGTTGCATGGATGGTATGTATAA
- a CDS encoding MFS transporter, translating into MLLAVSIGALMVPINASITNVSLPQIAEFFMVNVATAEWVLTSYLIMFIGLVLFFARFGDFYGHERLFLWGLIGFVISSLLCSLSPSITALIIFRGLQGVTASMILSVSMVIIEKSFPLRYLGKAMGIYSVAIAAGLAFGPAIGGIMNGLFGWRSIFLINIPVGILAFGICYFTLKRGESNEVQWDIPGTILQFTYLFLIIYALNLIESSNYTTAAIMGLFAVMAFVIFVHTELKSKNPIIELKLFKNKVFSAFNACLHLNYICMYMMLFAMPFYLQKVLHLSSSISGMVLTASPIVMMFMATVSGSLSDRVGSRIPVFFGSVICIAAMLLMTQITVSSSVIDVFWRLALLGLGTALFQAPANKTLMSTLSHKNAGMASGIIATVRDMGMVFAVCYAGLLINSAISSQLMLQNQLFSGAAVDLTTGIHRVVLFGAILSTLMALLSFTGVKNKKKVISDYGDAVKHRKSIFEERTKKYLENILNSASK; encoded by the coding sequence ATTCTTCTGGCTGTTTCAATAGGCGCTTTAATGGTTCCAATAAATGCCAGTATAACTAATGTTTCCCTTCCTCAGATAGCTGAATTTTTCATGGTTAATGTGGCCACAGCAGAATGGGTTTTGACTTCTTATCTGATCATGTTTATAGGTCTGGTGCTGTTTTTTGCTAGATTTGGAGATTTTTATGGCCATGAACGCCTGTTTCTTTGGGGACTTATTGGTTTTGTAATATCTTCGTTACTTTGCAGTTTATCTCCTTCAATTACAGCTTTAATTATATTCAGGGGATTGCAGGGGGTTACAGCATCTATGATCCTCTCAGTTTCAATGGTTATCATTGAAAAATCATTTCCACTGCGTTACCTTGGAAAAGCAATGGGCATATACTCTGTAGCTATTGCAGCAGGTTTAGCATTTGGACCTGCAATAGGTGGAATCATGAATGGTCTTTTTGGCTGGAGATCTATATTTTTGATAAATATTCCTGTTGGAATTCTGGCATTTGGAATCTGCTATTTCACGCTTAAACGTGGCGAATCTAATGAAGTCCAGTGGGATATTCCTGGAACGATACTTCAATTTACTTATTTGTTCCTGATAATTTATGCATTGAATCTTATAGAAAGCTCAAATTACACAACTGCAGCTATTATGGGGCTTTTCGCGGTGATGGCATTTGTTATATTTGTACATACTGAGTTAAAATCAAAAAACCCGATAATAGAACTGAAATTATTTAAAAATAAAGTATTTTCAGCATTCAACGCGTGTTTGCACTTAAATTATATATGCATGTACATGATGCTTTTTGCAATGCCTTTTTACCTGCAGAAAGTCTTGCATCTTAGCTCAAGTATATCAGGTATGGTTTTAACTGCTTCACCTATAGTTATGATGTTTATGGCCACTGTAAGTGGTTCTTTGTCGGATAGAGTAGGGTCACGGATTCCAGTTTTCTTTGGATCAGTTATTTGCATAGCTGCAATGCTTTTAATGACTCAAATTACAGTTTCTTCCAGTGTCATAGATGTTTTCTGGCGCCTTGCACTTCTTGGACTTGGTACGGCATTATTTCAGGCCCCTGCAAATAAAACATTGATGTCAACACTGTCCCACAAAAATGCAGGGATGGCATCGGGTATTATTGCAACTGTAAGGGATATGGGCATGGTTTTTGCTGTTTGTTATGCAGGACTTTTGATAAATTCTGCTATATCTTCACAGCTCATGCTTCAAAATCAGTTATTTTCAGGTGCAGCAGTTGATTTAACAACAGGGATACATAGAGTTGTTTTATTTGGGGCTATTTTAAGCACTTTAATGGCTTTACTGTCATTTACGGGTGTTAAAAATAAGAAGAAGGTTATATCAGATTATGGTGATGCTGTCAAGCATAGAAAGAGTATCTTTGAGGAAAGGACTAAAAAATATCTGGAAAATATTTTAAACAGCGCTTCAAAATAG
- a CDS encoding MBL fold metallo-hydrolase: MKTWNTKSCTIYQLLEGRSNSFLINSQNNYILIDTGRANSWKKLSSKLDEILGKNKLSGLILTHAHFDHVENTAKIKEKYKSRIIVHQSELEYIMQGNSPLPKGSNLATGFMVNVLGKKLQSKYQYEKVNPDIIVGEKYDLIDFGFNAYIIHTPGHSKGSMSIIIDNEIAVVGDAMFGVFGNSIYPPFADDPETMIKSWNKLINTNCDLFLPGHGKEISQKLLESQYEKYK; this comes from the coding sequence ATGAAAACATGGAATACAAAAAGTTGCACAATTTATCAACTTTTAGAAGGAAGAAGTAACTCTTTTTTAATCAATTCACAAAATAATTACATTCTGATTGATACTGGCCGTGCAAATTCATGGAAAAAATTAAGCAGCAAACTTGACGAAATTCTAGGTAAAAATAAATTATCCGGTTTAATATTAACCCACGCTCATTTCGACCACGTGGAAAATACGGCTAAGATAAAGGAGAAATATAAATCCAGAATAATTGTTCATCAAAGCGAATTAGAATATATTATGCAAGGTAACAGCCCATTACCCAAGGGAAGTAACTTAGCCACAGGATTTATGGTTAATGTACTTGGAAAAAAGTTGCAATCTAAATATCAATATGAAAAGGTTAATCCAGATATTATTGTAGGTGAAAAATATGATTTAATTGATTTTGGGTTCAATGCATATATTATACATACTCCCGGCCACTCAAAAGGATCTATGAGTATTATTATTGATAATGAAATTGCCGTTGTAGGTGATGCCATGTTTGGAGTTTTTGGAAATTCTATATACCCCCCTTTTGCTGATGATCCTGAAACTATGATTAAAAGCTGGAATAAATTAATCAATACTAATTGTGATTTGTTTTTACCGGGTCATGGGAAAGAAATCAGCCAAAAATTATTGGAAAGCCAATATGAAAAGTATAAATAA
- a CDS encoding flavin reductase family protein: MKESIGPRTLGFPTPVFIVGSYDDKGKPNIMNAAAAGMCCLVPPCIYVSLREATYTYHNIMKRKAFTVSIPPEKYVVEADYFGLTSGKKADKFEVSGLTPVESELVDAPYVNEFPVILECKLKETVNLGSHNMFIGEVLDLKVDKEVLIDITSKSGKKLNRIDPEKFLPLIFDLSTRNYYKLGEKIGDGFSDGSKLLKK, from the coding sequence ATGAAAGAAAGCATTGGACCAAGAACTCTAGGTTTCCCTACACCTGTCTTTATAGTGGGCTCATATGACGACAAAGGAAAACCCAATATAATGAATGCTGCCGCTGCAGGTATGTGCTGCCTTGTACCTCCCTGCATATACGTGTCTCTGCGTGAAGCAACTTACACTTACCATAATATCATGAAAAGGAAAGCATTTACTGTAAGTATTCCCCCTGAAAAATATGTTGTAGAAGCCGATTATTTTGGACTTACTTCTGGAAAAAAAGCAGATAAATTTGAAGTATCTGGTTTAACTCCAGTTGAAAGCGAACTGGTTGATGCACCTTATGTTAATGAATTTCCAGTGATACTGGAGTGTAAACTAAAAGAAACTGTCAATTTAGGATCCCACAACATGTTTATCGGAGAGGTTCTGGATTTAAAAGTAGATAAAGAAGTTTTAATTGACATAACATCCAAATCAGGGAAAAAATTGAACAGAATAGACCCTGAAAAGTTTTTACCTCTTATTTTCGATTTGTCTACTCGAAATTACTATAAACTTGGTGAAAAAATAGGCGATGGGTTTTCAGACGGCTCAAAATTGTTAAAAAAATAA
- a CDS encoding TetR/AcrR family transcriptional regulator → MKEKEQKILDASLKLFVERGFHGTSTAEIAKTAGVATGTLFHYFKTKEELINRLYLYTKESMLCEVSEHYDDKKTFKENIKELWLKFVRFGVDDPYKFQFILTFHCSPYITSLTKEQVELHAESMLRIYKNGIRKQKIKEISFEMVMDYFWGNIVTVVTHFEKYPEKLNGKNLDMAFELLWDGISK, encoded by the coding sequence TTGAAAGAAAAAGAACAGAAAATACTGGATGCATCCCTAAAACTTTTTGTTGAAAGGGGATTTCATGGAACTTCCACTGCGGAGATTGCAAAAACAGCAGGTGTTGCTACAGGGACTCTATTCCACTATTTTAAAACTAAAGAAGAACTTATAAATCGTCTATATTTATATACCAAAGAAAGCATGTTGTGTGAAGTCAGCGAACATTACGACGATAAAAAAACATTTAAAGAAAATATTAAAGAATTATGGCTTAAATTTGTGCGTTTTGGTGTTGATGATCCTTATAAATTTCAATTTATACTTACTTTCCACTGTTCTCCTTATATAACTTCACTTACTAAAGAACAGGTTGAATTGCATGCTGAAAGTATGCTCAGAATTTATAAAAACGGCATTAGAAAACAAAAAATAAAGGAAATATCTTTTGAAATGGTAATGGATTATTTTTGGGGTAATATAGTTACGGTGGTAACTCATTTTGAAAAATATCCTGAGAAATTAAATGGAAAAAATTTAGACATGGCTTTTGAACTTTTATGGGATGGAATCTCAAAATAG
- a CDS encoding nitroreductase family protein, whose amino-acid sequence MEKTEFYSHIFKRKSIRNYDLTPLDDARLKEISGYLNSLKPIYDDIKTELKIISPDYVKRRMMKEAPHYIAVFSEVKEGYLTNIGYMLQQADLFFSANGLGSCWQGIPSPTKELLGSSNLDFVIFIAFGKPKDPRSLHRSSVSEFKRKSIGEITDIAGADELLEAARIAPSATNSQPWFFTGNKNLIHVYSVEPGFIKRFTKKYIPIDVGIAICHLQIAAEHFGKKAEIIFDKTVKMKMLKGHEYVASLKME is encoded by the coding sequence ATGGAAAAAACTGAATTTTACTCCCACATATTCAAGAGGAAATCAATTAGAAATTATGATTTAACTCCTCTTGACGATGCTAGACTTAAAGAAATTTCAGGGTATCTCAATTCATTAAAACCTATCTATGATGATATTAAAACTGAATTGAAGATCATATCGCCTGATTATGTTAAAAGAAGAATGATGAAAGAAGCACCACATTATATAGCGGTGTTTTCAGAGGTTAAAGAAGGTTATTTAACCAATATAGGTTATATGCTGCAACAGGCTGATTTGTTTTTTTCAGCTAATGGTTTAGGCAGCTGCTGGCAGGGAATTCCATCCCCTACTAAAGAATTATTGGGGAGTTCCAACCTCGACTTTGTAATTTTCATAGCCTTTGGAAAACCTAAAGATCCCAGATCATTGCACAGAAGCAGTGTTTCAGAGTTTAAAAGAAAATCTATTGGTGAAATAACTGACATAGCTGGCGCAGACGAACTACTGGAAGCGGCACGTATTGCTCCATCTGCAACTAACAGTCAGCCATGGTTTTTTACTGGTAATAAAAATTTAATTCATGTTTACAGTGTTGAGCCTGGTTTCATTAAACGGTTCACAAAAAAATACATTCCTATAGATGTAGGCATTGCTATCTGCCACTTGCAGATTGCAGCAGAGCATTTTGGTAAGAAAGCTGAAATTATATTTGATAAAACAGTAAAAATGAAAATGCTTAAGGGACATGAATATGTTGCCAGTTTAAAGATGGAATAA
- a CDS encoding PAS domain S-box protein, translating to MTSNNYSFTDLVDIDKIKELLTSFYELTGVISALEDLDGNVFESRDGSVAIGWQDICLNFHRKHPETLKKCIESGTKICDKLKAGEKQSSHICLNGLVDIAVPIYIEGEHLANLFTGQFFFKPPNMEFFRQQAHKYGFDEDEYLDALSKVDVFSEEFIEKAMSFLTNLASVIGEMGLEKKRLLDSKLVLQESEERFHSLINNSSDLIRILDKGGRIIFDSPSSKRILGYLEGYFIGKNPLNFVHPDDLERVKMNLCEVYEKRNPEIPTEFRIRRADGEYIPVESVFQNLIGVPGIDGVVVTTHPVIERKRTENMLQFQANILTNVRDCVIVYDVQGRIIYWNKGAETIYGYLEEEIIDKNIEMLYLNRNKRYFKPDLEGILKFGEYNGEWEGKRKDGSKVYVDVRETIMHDANGKMIGVIGVSKDISDRKKAEKRIKRSEAYYRTIFENTGTATIIIEEDTTISLVNAEFEKLYEYSKEEIEGKKSWKEFVASDYKDKIEEYHNIRRIDPNLAPRNYELKFVDRHGRIKDIFATVAIIPGTKKSLISLLDITDNKIAENKIKESLMEKEVLLREIHHRVKNNLQIISSLLNLQTRCVEGEESISVLKESQNRVKTMAMVHEKLYQSEDLKDINFKEYIESLVSDLFYSYGVKKGTIDLKIDMDNLEMDIDTAIPCGLIINELVTNSLKYAFPCPNNEDIVKVGLKKLQKDNLKLVVSDNGVGLPEDLDMENVETLGLKMVTILVNQLKGNLEVDKTAGTEFRITFGELEYKDRI from the coding sequence ATGACGTCTAACAATTATTCTTTCACAGATCTGGTGGATATAGATAAGATTAAGGAGCTATTAACTAGTTTTTATGAATTAACCGGAGTTATATCTGCTTTAGAAGATTTGGATGGAAATGTTTTTGAGTCTAGGGACGGTTCTGTTGCTATAGGCTGGCAGGATATTTGTTTAAATTTCCACCGTAAACATCCTGAAACCCTTAAAAAGTGTATAGAAAGCGGTACTAAAATTTGTGACAAATTAAAGGCCGGTGAAAAACAATCCAGCCATATATGTCTTAATGGCCTTGTGGACATAGCTGTGCCAATTTATATTGAAGGTGAACATTTAGCTAACCTTTTTACAGGCCAATTTTTCTTTAAACCTCCAAATATGGAATTTTTCAGGCAACAGGCACATAAATATGGGTTTGATGAAGATGAATATTTGGATGCACTATCTAAAGTCGATGTGTTCTCTGAAGAGTTTATTGAAAAAGCCATGAGTTTTCTTACAAACCTGGCAAGTGTTATTGGTGAAATGGGCCTGGAGAAGAAAAGATTACTGGACAGCAAACTGGTTTTACAGGAAAGTGAAGAAAGGTTCCACTCTTTAATTAATAATTCCAGTGATTTAATCCGCATACTTGATAAGGGTGGGCGTATTATATTTGATTCTCCATCATCAAAACGTATTCTTGGTTATCTTGAGGGATATTTTATAGGAAAAAACCCTCTGAACTTTGTTCATCCTGACGATCTAGAAAGAGTAAAAATGAATTTATGCGAAGTTTATGAAAAACGAAATCCCGAGATTCCAACAGAATTTAGGATTAGAAGAGCAGATGGTGAATATATTCCTGTAGAATCTGTATTTCAGAATTTAATAGGTGTTCCAGGAATAGATGGTGTTGTTGTTACTACGCACCCTGTCATAGAACGTAAAAGGACAGAAAATATGCTGCAGTTTCAGGCAAATATTTTAACTAATGTCCGGGATTGTGTAATTGTATATGATGTTCAGGGAAGAATTATTTACTGGAATAAGGGAGCAGAAACAATTTATGGCTACCTGGAAGAAGAAATAATTGATAAAAATATTGAAATGCTGTATTTAAATAGGAACAAACGTTACTTTAAACCTGATTTAGAAGGAATATTGAAATTTGGCGAATATAATGGGGAATGGGAAGGTAAAAGAAAAGATGGTTCTAAAGTGTATGTGGATGTAAGGGAAACAATAATGCATGATGCAAATGGTAAAATGATTGGAGTTATAGGGGTTTCCAAAGATATTAGCGATCGTAAAAAAGCAGAAAAGCGAATTAAAAGATCGGAGGCATATTACAGGACTATATTTGAAAATACTGGAACTGCGACAATTATAATTGAGGAAGATACTACAATATCCCTTGTAAATGCAGAATTTGAAAAACTTTATGAATATTCAAAAGAAGAAATAGAGGGTAAAAAAAGCTGGAAAGAATTTGTTGCCTCTGATTACAAAGATAAAATAGAAGAATATCATAATATAAGGCGTATTGACCCTAATTTAGCTCCAAGAAACTATGAATTAAAATTTGTTGATAGGCATGGCAGGATTAAAGATATATTCGCAACTGTTGCTATAATTCCGGGAACTAAGAAAAGTTTGATATCTCTTTTAGATATTACCGATAACAAAATAGCTGAAAATAAAATTAAAGAGTCTTTAATGGAAAAAGAGGTACTTTTAAGAGAAATTCACCATAGGGTGAAGAATAACCTTCAGATCATATCAAGTTTGCTCAACCTGCAAACCCGGTGTGTAGAGGGAGAAGAATCTATAAGTGTCCTGAAGGAAAGCCAGAATCGGGTTAAAACTATGGCGATGGTCCATGAAAAGCTGTATCAATCTGAAGATCTTAAGGATATAAACTTTAAAGAATACATAGAAAGTCTTGTTTCTGATCTATTTTATTCTTATGGAGTTAAAAAAGGAACTATCGATCTAAAAATAGATATGGATAATTTAGAGATGGATATTGATACAGCTATACCTTGTGGTTTAATTATTAATGAGCTTGTAACTAACAGTCTTAAATATGCATTTCCATGCCCTAATAATGAAGATATAGTAAAAGTTGGACTCAAAAAACTGCAGAAGGATAACTTGAAACTTGTTGTATCTGATAATGGGGTGGGATTACCTGAAGATCTTGATATGGAAAATGTTGAAACTCTTGGCTTAAAAATGGTAACAATCCTCGTAAATCAATTAAAAGGAAATTTAGAAGTGGATAAGACTGCTGGAACTGAATTTAGGATTACATTTGGGGAATTAGAATATAAAGATAGGATTTAA